The genome window AAGCCACACCAGCCAACCTAACCGCTAATCTTAAAGAAGTCGGTATCAATGCCGTTGGCCTGACATTCAGTGACGTTAGCCTGGAGGCCCACAGCAGCCAGAATACAGTTACGATACGCTGTTCTGTTTACTTTAATGATGGTCCGATAAACGTTCGCCAGTTCGGGTACTGCTTTTCGGAAACAGATAGTTTACCCCAACTCAGCAGCTCCGGCGCTCAGCAGGTAACCGCTCCATTCCCGAACCGATTTGGCAGCACCAATGCGCTCGAAGCGACGCTGACCAATCTGAAGCGCGGCCAAACTTATTTCGTTGATCCTTATGTCATTCTGGAAAACGGCGATGTCCTGTATGGTCGCTTCAATTTTGCCGACCGACTATCCCGCTTCGACCATAAAGCCATTGCCTTTCAGTTACCCCAGCGGCCTGCCCTGCAACCTGCACAGCTGGTAAACCGATCTAAAGTGCCTACGCCTGTCGTGTCGGATGGGTCAATGCCGATTCCCAACTATCATCAATTTATTACGTTGCGTGGTCGTCTTTATTCATTTTACCCCAGTGGCGAACTAACGGCTTATGACGCGCTGGCTGATCAGTGGACACCCCAGCAGAGTCTGGGACAAAGTGTATTTGCGATGTCGCCCATCGTGTTCGCGGCCAATGACAAGCTCTACGTACACGCCACTAAAAACTACTGGTATCCCACCGGCAAGGAGCCTATGATGTGGGAGTATGATCCGAAACGAAATACCTGGACCAATCTGGGGCAAAAGGCGGCCGAAAATCTGTTCAATAGTTTCTACCAGTTATCGGCTGAGAACAACGCCTACTTTGTCAACACCTTCCCATTCCAGACCCTTTCGTTCGATACGCAGCAAAATCAGACCACGGCGATCGACAAGCCGGTGCTTCGGGCAAATCGGGGTAGTACGCCCTATTATCTGGCGAGCGACGGCGATTTCTACAACGCAATTCCACTAAATGTCAATAACGGGCAAGGCACTGTGAGTGAGCAAATTGTCCGGTACGATCTGGACACGGACCACATTGAGGAAGAATCCACGTTGCAGAAAACGCTGGCTCAGCA of Spirosoma agri contains these proteins:
- a CDS encoding Kelch repeat-containing protein; the protein is MNDKRLLLLFLILVSSCQNPQEATPANLTANLKEVGINAVGLTFSDVSLEAHSSQNTVTIRCSVYFNDGPINVRQFGYCFSETDSLPQLSSSGAQQVTAPFPNRFGSTNALEATLTNLKRGQTYFVDPYVILENGDVLYGRFNFADRLSRFDHKAIAFQLPQRPALQPAQLVNRSKVPTPVVSDGSMPIPNYHQFITLRGRLYSFYPSGELTAYDALADQWTPQQSLGQSVFAMSPIVFAANDKLYVHATKNYWYPTGKEPMMWEYDPKRNTWTNLGQKAAENLFNSFYQLSAENNAYFVNTFPFQTLSFDTQQNQTTAIDKPVLRANRGSTPYYLASDGDFYNAIPLNVNNGQGTVSEQIVRYDLDTDHIEEESTLQKTLAQQGYTNYSFLMPVGSELFVGLGSANNLLVQPGSVRARGILYRDELVQYSLSDRRTITYYDLPGLSDNDQRFALLPLTVNNRLYVFNRTTGALTEIFLK